The Bos taurus isolate L1 Dominette 01449 registration number 42190680 breed Hereford chromosome 16, ARS-UCD2.0, whole genome shotgun sequence genome includes the window CTTTGTGTTCACTGCCATATCCTTGATGACTATAAATGTGCCTTGCATGTAACTGGTGCCCAACATATCTTTATGGGAGAAATAAAAATGctcagaaaataatacaaaataagatACAAAGGCAAGCCATTACTTCCTTCTCTCCAAGAGGTGGCGTCATATTCCTTATCAAACACGGTAGAGACCAGAGGGAAGGTTGAAAGGGTCACCAACCACAGACCTGAGTGAGTGAGTCAGGTTATCCTAAAATGACCTGTCTCCGCAGTTGTGTTAAGTATTCTGAGTCTCTAAAAAGGGCTTAGTTTACAAAGGTGGGTGTCGACAGAAGCCAAAACCCCTGCCAACCCCTCCAGTCCCATTGTGACTCTGAGGGTAATGGTACCCAGGGGTGACCTGGAGCCTGGCTTTTTTGATCTCCAGCCTCCTGTGTCAGATAAGGCCACTCTGCTTCTAAACTTGGCCCTTCCCTTACTGGCCCCTGATCATCCCCAGTTCTCAGTGGGGAAGGAGCAGGCAGGGTCTGCAGGATCCCTGGAATGTGTCATGGCTCTGACCTCTTTGGGGGCTTCACTGCAGATGAACTCCTCAAAGATCCGGTGAGCCCGGGATCCCAGCTTGGTAGCGGACCGGAGCTTCTTGAACTCCTCACAGGCCAGCCAGAACTCCAGGTTCTCCTCGCTGAACTCTGTCTTCAGGAAGGCGTGGAAGGCGGCCACTCCATCTGGGGttgcagggagagaggaagagacaggtCAGACAGCGGGGACAGCCAGCCgggaataaaagaagaaaagacagcaATTGTAGTTAATGGCTCTATTTTGGGGATGTAATTTTCTCAAACAAGGACCTGCCTTTGTATTCTGGATAGAGGCTGACACACTAGGGGattattactactattactattattttgcCCATGTTCTCAGCATCCTCAGGCTGGCTCTGCGGCACATGGGTACCCATGTGCCACCCGTGTGCCACCCACAGACAGACACAACAGACACAACTCACTTTTACTGCTCAGCAGCAAGTCAAATGACTCTTTCCATCCCAGCACATCTTCTGAGAAGTTTTTGCtaaaaaaagggggagggggcaagattttaattttaaaaacaacaacaaactaataCACAGCACAAATCCTAGCCAGAACTCTGAAGTTGTATAATTCACACGGAGGCTTGCTCAGTAAAATTACCGGAGCTGACTCCTCAAACTCCCCAACTTTTTGCTGAGGTTTAGGGAAATGGTTGTGTCTAGTAACCAGAAACCCAAGCAGGGACCTTCCGGCCCTCAGTAAATATCTAAGACTGTGTTTTTGCTGTCCAAAATTCCTCCGATTCCCCTCTCAGTTTGTTTTGTACACTTTCCCAAGGAAATAAGGGTCTCCTGAATAGAGATTATGCCTACCCACAAccccagagaccagcacagcacctggcacagtTGATGGTCAATATAACACGGCTTCCCGGTAAACTGCACGCAAGTAGCAGCAGAGTCCAGTGGCCTTGGGCCCTGCCCTTGCCCTGGTCACACACGCAATGGCATCTCCAGATGGGAGAATCCGGTAACTAGACATTCCAACCCTGGGTATCTTCATTTGTTGGTGGACTTAGAAGGCTGGAGCCATCCACCCAGTCACCCATGAGCCAGCCAGCCACAGCAGACCAGCAAGAAGTTCCATTACAATCTCTAGGAAGAGGTCGCCAAGGTCCACGATGGTATGTCCTAATGTCTCCTAGTATTTTCCTTCTCAGGGCTCCCTTCCTAAATCTGGCTCCTTCCCTCTAGGGGCTCCGGGCTGGTCGGCGGGACTTACCCTTCTTTGCTGTGTTTACTGCCCCACTCGAACTTGCCAACACTCCCGGTATCAGAGCCCAGTTCTGACTTATGAAGAAAGATCCCCAGCCGTGTCTTGAATTCTTTGGCTCTGGAAGGCAAAGCATGAGTTCATGAGGATTCTCTCCTTGCTCAGCCAGGGCAGAGAGATCCATGAAGCCCCAGAAGAGCACAGGTTTGTGCCACCCAAATTCCAAGCCTGAGTGTTTCTGGGAACCCATAGCTGTTCCCAGGGCTTACACTTCACCTCTCTCATCAGTATCATGAGCCCAGAAACAATTAAAGCAATATTTGAGCCGTGACTTGACTGTCTTACAGTTTGGGGGTTTGCAGTATAGCACATATGGGCTTTTTCCCCACTTAGGTCACGCTTTTTGTGCCTGTTGACTTAGCAGAAGGTAATTCAGTACTCTCTAGGCTTGTCACAAATATTTTCGGAGCTGTGTGGAAGCTGATTTCTGCCTTCATCTTTACTTTTTCCTTCCCAGCCACCGACTCCAGCAAGGATTGGAGTGGGTGTATAGCTCCCTGGGAAGTGGGGACGTCCCTCGCTGAGGGCCTGAAAAACAGTTCCCTGTATTTCCAGGATCAGAGGAGGCCATGCCCTTAGATCTGTAACTCAGAATGAAAACCAAGTACTTAAGAAACTAGGGAAGACTCAGTTTTGCCTGGTGATGCCCCTACAGTCTTCCTGCAGTAGAACTGCCACTTGGCAGAGGAATGATGGGGAATGGCAGTAAACAGTGGTCCCCCTGCTTCCCTTGGCTTTGCCTTCTCGGTTCCCGTCACCCATCCTTCCCTGAGACTCTAAGAGAGGCATCTGAGAACGTGGAACCAATTTGACCTCTACCTCTGAAGTCATTTTCATCCTGTTCTCCAGACCACACAGGTCTGCAAGCTTTCTGCTTCACTCCCTAAGGTTGGTGGGACTTCTTCTTTCCCCAGGCATCTGGAGAAGCTGCTCTTACCTCTCCaggcaggaggtggggaaggCGGCCAGGGTCCGACACATGGCTACGGATGCAGGGCAGCACGTCTTGGGGACGATGGTAGCGGGCTCCAGCGGGCACCGCAGAACGCGAATACAGATGAAAGGCGGCCAGCGCCTGTCTGGGTTTACTACTCGGGAGTCGCGGAGCCAGCAGCTTTTATTCCCTTGTAGGGGGCGGAGAGGCTGCGCGCTGCCGACCAATCGGAGAGCGATACTGAGAGCGGGCGAAGGCGGAGGCGGGGCCTGGAGCTCGACGGGGCGGGGCGCCCGACCCAGGATGCGCCCTCGCCGGGTGCAACCTTCGCCCCGCGGGGGTGCTCACGGGGCTGCCCCCTCCTCCGAGCGGCCGCCGGCGTGGGGAGGAGAAGCGGCAGAGAAGTCACACCGAGATGAGACGCGCGCACCCAGTtttagtagggaaaaaaaaaaaaaaaccgccgGCCGCTAGTAAAAGCAGGAAACCAACTCAGCAATGCCAGGAGAATTTGCGTGGGGGTGGTGGATGAGGGGAGTACATCTGATGTCGATCACAGCTCCAGCCTGAGCCTGTTCGGCCCTAACGACCCGAGCATACGGTGCAAGCCCGACAGCACAGCATCATGGTAATACTGATAACTTCCATTTACTGTATTCTTACCCAGATGGCCTCGGGTCAACCAAATAAGCCCCTTTGTCGTCATCACCTCATTTTATAGACGGAGAAACTTGAGTCAGAACGTTAAAAAGACTTGCTCAAGATCAGAGTTAGAAAGAGCAGacaaaaagtgtgtgtgtttgtggggagGTGGGTGCTGgctttattgagcatctactatgtactTATTACTAAGACTCAGGTTGAAtgatttgctcaaagtcacacagtgaGTGTTCTCCCGGAATTCAAATATGAACTTACCATACTTTTTCTGCTGGTCCTCTTCAAATCCCAACACTTCGGTAACTAATGAATGATCCTGCCTTTAAGCAGTTGTTAGctagttcagcatcttcatctctGAGATACAGGTAATAAATgccctgcctctctccccagTTTCCCCATTTTCTGATACTTCCCTTTGGGATTGCTATTAAGAGGCTGCACCtgagggcttccccgatggctcagtggtaaagaatccacctgcaatgcaatgCAAAAGAGCCTGCACCTGAGTGTAAGATCCACATTTTTCAGTTTCAAATCTGGGCTCTTCCATTTACTGGTGGGAGACCTTAGGCAGGCTTCTTAACCATTCCATGCCTCTGTTTCCTTGC containing:
- the RGS16 gene encoding regulator of G-protein signaling 16, which translates into the protein MCRTLAAFPTSCLERAKEFKTRLGIFLHKSELGSDTGSVGKFEWGSKHSKEGKNFSEDVLGWKESFDLLLSSKNGVAAFHAFLKTEFSEENLEFWLACEEFKKLRSATKLGSRAHRIFEEFICSEAPKEVNIDHETRELTRTNLQAATAVCFDAAQWKVRALMEKDSYPRFLKSPAYRDLATQATAASASPSSSSPAEPLHT